Proteins encoded in a region of the Streptomyces sp. NBC_00513 genome:
- a CDS encoding LacI family DNA-binding transcriptional regulator, whose protein sequence is MADVAAMAGVSSQTVSRVANNRENVDASTRERVLAAMKMLGYRPNTAARALVTGRFGTLGVISFDISAYGNARTFAAITDAAREADLFVNFMGARAQTGAAVRQAFQQLMVQSVDGIILIESQILDTPELRLPSAVPVVFADGDTGHRYANVDIDQAEGTRGVVAHLLGLGHRTVWHVAGPRDSYAARRRAEAWHRSLKDAGAVAPPLLYGDWSAASGYRAGRELATRPEVTAIFAANDQMALGVMRALHEAGRRVPDDVSVAGFDDVPEAAFFPAPLTTVRQDFDAVGRHCVELLLEQIGGEGGTPRQASVAPVLVVRESTAAPAG, encoded by the coding sequence ATGGCCGACGTGGCCGCCATGGCGGGAGTCTCCTCGCAGACGGTCTCCCGTGTGGCCAACAACCGGGAGAACGTGGACGCGTCCACCCGCGAGCGGGTGCTGGCCGCGATGAAGATGCTCGGCTACCGGCCCAACACGGCCGCGCGGGCGCTGGTCACGGGCAGGTTCGGGACGCTGGGCGTCATCAGCTTCGACATCAGTGCCTACGGCAACGCCAGGACCTTCGCCGCCATCACCGACGCCGCGCGTGAAGCGGACCTCTTCGTGAACTTCATGGGAGCCCGGGCGCAGACCGGCGCCGCCGTGCGCCAGGCGTTCCAGCAGCTGATGGTGCAGTCGGTGGACGGCATCATCCTGATCGAGTCGCAGATCCTCGACACCCCCGAACTGCGGCTGCCGTCCGCCGTCCCCGTGGTCTTCGCCGACGGGGACACCGGCCACCGCTACGCCAACGTCGACATCGACCAGGCCGAGGGGACCCGCGGCGTCGTGGCCCACCTGCTGGGTCTCGGCCACCGAACGGTCTGGCACGTCGCGGGACCGCGCGACTCCTACGCGGCGCGCCGCAGGGCCGAGGCGTGGCACCGCTCGCTCAAGGACGCGGGCGCCGTCGCGCCGCCCCTTCTGTACGGGGACTGGTCCGCGGCCTCGGGGTACCGCGCCGGACGTGAACTGGCCACCCGTCCGGAGGTGACGGCGATCTTCGCAGCGAACGACCAGATGGCCCTCGGCGTCATGCGTGCCCTGCACGAGGCCGGGCGGCGCGTGCCGGACGACGTCAGCGTGGCCGGATTCGACGACGTCCCCGAGGCCGCGTTCTTCCCCGCCCCTCTCACCACCGTCCGGCAGGACTTCGACGCCGTCGGCCGGCACTGCGTCGAACTGCTCCTGGAACAGATCGGCGGCGAGGGCGGAACCCCGCGCCAGGCCTCGGTGGCGCCCGTCCTGGTGGTGCGCGAGAGCACGGCGGCCCCGGCCGGCTGA
- a CDS encoding ROK family transcriptional regulator yields the protein MAKRTAQDIRRRNRFDALRCVFAAAGPVSRQEIAAATGLSFATVANLVAELLEAGVLAEAGHEDSKGGRPRARLAVNAERGTLIGIDVAETSVQVELFDLALTVLRSVRLPLPQADVRPEDVVEAIVAGVEGLTDTAGTSTHILGAGVSVPGHVEREGGVSVFSPYWSWRDVPLRSLLAERLPMPLYLDNPLKAGTVAEMWFGAGREVDDLVVVTLRAGVGAGIAIDGALYRGATNSAGEWGHTCLVPGGRECRCGRRGCVEAYVSTRGIARTVRELDENSPLLDADEDVVVAKVADACARGDAVAAETVARTAHYLGTAAADLLNLFNPQALVLGGRVADRLGEPLLRQTRDVIAEHALPATLQALTCRLSTVADNPVTLGAATFALEGFLDDRETFGTVAAGRRAARAARERTP from the coding sequence ATGGCCAAACGCACGGCACAGGACATCCGCCGCCGCAATCGGTTCGACGCACTGAGGTGCGTCTTCGCCGCCGCCGGCCCGGTGAGCCGGCAGGAGATCGCCGCCGCGACCGGGCTGTCCTTCGCGACCGTGGCCAACCTCGTGGCGGAGTTGCTGGAGGCGGGCGTCCTGGCGGAGGCCGGCCACGAGGACTCGAAGGGCGGGCGCCCGAGGGCGCGCCTGGCCGTCAACGCGGAGCGCGGGACCCTGATCGGGATCGATGTCGCGGAGACGTCCGTACAGGTGGAGCTGTTCGACCTGGCGCTCACGGTGCTGCGGAGCGTGCGGCTGCCCCTTCCGCAAGCCGATGTGCGGCCGGAGGACGTGGTCGAGGCCATCGTGGCCGGGGTGGAGGGCCTGACGGACACCGCGGGCACGTCCACGCACATCCTCGGCGCGGGTGTCAGCGTTCCCGGCCACGTGGAGCGCGAGGGCGGCGTGTCGGTCTTCTCGCCGTACTGGTCCTGGCGCGACGTACCGCTGCGTTCGCTCCTCGCCGAGCGTCTGCCGATGCCCTTGTACCTGGACAACCCGCTCAAGGCCGGCACCGTCGCGGAGATGTGGTTCGGGGCCGGACGCGAGGTCGACGACCTCGTCGTGGTGACCCTCCGGGCCGGCGTCGGCGCGGGCATCGCGATCGACGGAGCGCTGTACCGGGGCGCGACCAACAGCGCCGGCGAATGGGGTCACACCTGCCTGGTCCCCGGCGGCCGGGAGTGCCGGTGCGGCAGGCGGGGATGCGTGGAGGCCTACGTCAGCACGCGCGGCATCGCCCGGACCGTCCGGGAACTGGACGAGAACAGTCCACTCTTGGACGCCGACGAGGACGTCGTCGTCGCGAAGGTCGCCGACGCCTGCGCGCGCGGAGACGCCGTGGCCGCCGAGACCGTGGCGCGGACCGCCCACTATCTGGGGACGGCCGCCGCCGATCTCCTCAACCTGTTCAATCCGCAGGCCCTGGTGCTCGGCGGACGGGTGGCGGATCGGCTCGGCGAGCCGCTGCTACGGCAGACCCGCGACGTCATCGCGGAACACGCCCTCCCGGCGACGCTGCAGGCGCTCACCTGCCGGTTGAGCACCGTCGCGGACAACCCCGTGACCCTGGGGGCGGCCACCTTCGCCCTGGAGGGCTTCCTCGACGACCGCGAGACCTTCGGCACCGTGGCGGCAGGACGTCGCGCAGCCAGAGCGGCGAGGGAACGGACGCCCTGA
- a CDS encoding SMP-30/gluconolactonase/LRE family protein, which translates to MQLTALPCAPVPGLLTEGPVWHAGHGDVLWVDIPAGLVHRAPLVARDDDSGLPDLGPGTTVSLDRPVGAVALRASGGLLVAAGTAFLYVDDAGVATEFAAPDVPDDGTPRRMNDAKCDPGGRLLAGTMSYDGTPGAGSLYRLDPDGTVTTLLDSVTISNGLGWSPNGRLLYYADSPTRRVDVFDHDPVTGALTARRPFADTGAAGVPDGLAVDTEGRVWVAVWGAGQVRAYTPDGALHAVVTVPVSQVSSCAFVGPDLDLLVITTAADGLTPQQLSAEPLAGRIFICRPGVTGLPVPPFADDPTRLPAPTTTPHHSRGSAS; encoded by the coding sequence ATGCAACTGACCGCACTGCCGTGCGCACCCGTGCCCGGACTGTTGACCGAAGGACCGGTATGGCACGCCGGGCACGGTGACGTGCTGTGGGTGGACATTCCCGCGGGCCTCGTCCACCGGGCCCCGTTGGTGGCCCGCGACGACGACAGCGGCCTGCCGGACCTGGGGCCCGGAACCACCGTGAGCCTCGACCGGCCCGTCGGAGCGGTCGCGCTCCGCGCGTCCGGCGGGCTCCTCGTGGCGGCGGGAACGGCCTTCCTGTACGTCGACGACGCCGGGGTGGCCACGGAGTTCGCCGCTCCGGACGTACCCGACGACGGAACGCCGCGTCGCATGAACGACGCCAAGTGCGACCCCGGCGGGCGACTGCTCGCCGGCACCATGTCCTACGACGGTACGCCCGGCGCGGGCAGCCTCTACCGCCTGGACCCCGACGGCACCGTGACGACCCTGCTCGACTCGGTCACCATCTCCAACGGCCTCGGCTGGAGCCCGAACGGCCGACTGCTCTACTACGCGGACAGCCCGACGCGCCGCGTCGACGTCTTCGACCACGACCCCGTCACCGGCGCGCTCACGGCCCGCCGCCCCTTCGCCGACACCGGCGCCGCCGGGGTGCCGGACGGCCTGGCCGTCGACACCGAGGGCAGGGTCTGGGTGGCGGTGTGGGGAGCCGGCCAGGTCCGGGCGTACACCCCCGACGGCGCCCTCCACGCCGTCGTGACCGTCCCCGTCTCGCAGGTCTCCAGTTGTGCCTTCGTCGGCCCCGACCTGGACCTCCTGGTGATCACCACCGCGGCCGACGGCCTGACCCCGCAGCAGCTCTCGGCGGAGCCGCTCGCCGGCCGGATCTTCATCTGCCGGCCCGGGGTCACCGGTCTGCCCGTCCCGCCCTTCGCCGACGATCCGACGCGCCTCCCCGCCCCCACCACCACCCCTCACCACTCCCGAGGTTCCGCATCATGA
- a CDS encoding bifunctional 4-hydroxy-2-oxoglutarate aldolase/2-dehydro-3-deoxy-phosphogluconate aldolase, producing MTDLAPALAAAPAIAILRSHSPRHFAATADALHDAGIRAVEFTLTTPGVLDALREYAGSKPAGLALGAGTVMTPSDAERAVEAGATYLITPAVCLDVIREARSLGVPVLPGALTPSEIVAAWTEGATMVKLFPASTGGPEYLRAIRAPLPHIPLIPTGGIALDQAPAYLAAGASALGMGSPLVGDACEGGDLDALRERAATLLDGIRS from the coding sequence ATGACCGACCTGGCCCCCGCACTCGCCGCGGCCCCCGCGATAGCGATCCTGCGCTCGCACTCCCCGCGCCACTTCGCCGCCACCGCCGACGCCCTCCACGACGCGGGCATCAGAGCCGTCGAGTTCACGCTCACCACACCGGGCGTCCTGGACGCGCTGCGCGAGTACGCCGGGTCCAAGCCCGCCGGACTGGCCCTCGGCGCGGGGACCGTCATGACACCCTCCGACGCCGAGCGCGCCGTGGAGGCCGGCGCCACCTACCTCATCACCCCGGCCGTCTGCCTGGACGTCATCAGGGAGGCGCGCAGCCTGGGCGTCCCCGTGCTCCCCGGAGCCCTGACCCCGAGCGAGATCGTGGCCGCTTGGACGGAGGGCGCCACCATGGTCAAGCTCTTCCCCGCATCCACCGGAGGGCCGGAGTACCTGCGGGCCATCCGTGCCCCGCTGCCGCACATCCCGCTCATCCCCACGGGAGGCATCGCACTCGACCAGGCCCCCGCCTACCTGGCGGCTGGGGCGAGCGCCCTGGGGATGGGAAGCCCGCTGGTCGGAGACGCCTGCGAAGGCGGCGACCTGGACGCGCTGCGCGAACGGGCGGCCACGCTGCTGGACGGCATCCGCTCATGA
- a CDS encoding sugar kinase, with protein sequence MSALVTLGETMAVLAPDRPGPLATGTPLRLGFAGAEATVAIGVSRLGHQASWTGRVGADSAGTMILDGLRGEAVDVTRARVDHTAPTGLMLRERRTPDHTRVTYYRRGLAGSRLAPEDIDPELVTRARVLHVTGITPALGDAPRAAVRRAVDLARTAGVTVSLDLNYRARLWTRQEAAAELSDLVHLADIVFAGPDEAALVVPEAEPGTMARTLLGLGPREAVLKLGARGAIAATGSGEAVQDIVPVTLVDPIGAGDAFVAGYLAGYLDGASLSDRLRLAATCGAFAVASPGDWEGLPRRAELDLLHGEDVTR encoded by the coding sequence ATGAGCGCGCTCGTCACACTGGGGGAGACCATGGCCGTCCTGGCTCCCGATCGGCCCGGCCCGCTCGCCACCGGCACCCCGCTCCGCCTGGGATTCGCCGGCGCGGAAGCCACGGTCGCCATCGGAGTCAGCCGCCTCGGACACCAGGCGTCCTGGACCGGCCGGGTCGGGGCCGACAGCGCCGGCACGATGATCCTCGACGGACTGCGCGGCGAAGCCGTGGACGTCACCCGCGCCCGTGTCGACCACACCGCGCCGACCGGGCTCATGCTGCGCGAGCGCCGCACACCGGACCACACCCGCGTCACCTACTACCGGCGCGGACTCGCCGGCTCCCGCCTCGCTCCCGAGGACATCGACCCCGAACTCGTCACCCGGGCCCGCGTACTGCACGTCACCGGCATCACCCCCGCCCTCGGCGACGCCCCTCGCGCCGCGGTCCGGCGCGCCGTCGACCTCGCCCGCACAGCCGGCGTCACCGTCTCCCTGGACCTCAACTACCGGGCCCGGCTGTGGACCCGGCAGGAGGCCGCGGCAGAGCTCTCCGACCTCGTCCACCTCGCCGACATCGTCTTCGCCGGCCCCGACGAGGCCGCCCTGGTCGTCCCCGAGGCCGAGCCCGGCACCATGGCGCGCACCCTCCTCGGACTCGGCCCGCGCGAGGCCGTCCTGAAGCTCGGCGCCCGAGGAGCCATCGCGGCCACCGGCAGCGGGGAGGCCGTCCAGGACATCGTCCCGGTCACTCTGGTGGACCCGATCGGCGCCGGGGACGCCTTCGTCGCCGGATACCTCGCCGGATACCTCGACGGCGCATCCCTCTCCGACCGCCTCCGCCTCGCCGCGACATGCGGGGCCTTCGCCGTGGCCTCGCCCGGCGACTGGGAGGGCCTGCCCCGACGCGCCGAACTCGACCTCCTCCACGGCGAAGACGTCACCCGCTGA
- a CDS encoding SDR family NAD(P)-dependent oxidoreductase — protein MNRFTGRTVVVTGASSGIGAASAVRLATEGATVVLADIAEETGTALARKIRAAGGRAEFIRCDVSSEDDWSHLKDRTHALFGPVAVVHSNAFIHTDAPAHELTGSGWDRELAVNLKAPYLAVRTFLDDLRAARGSFIATSSVHALCSLPGYPAYAAAKGGICALIRQLAVEYGPEVRFNAVLPGPILTENWEDVDEEGRLLSARATALGRLGHPDEVAAAVAFLASDDASYITGTNLTVDGGWAVKKESK, from the coding sequence ATGAACCGATTCACAGGGCGAACCGTCGTCGTCACCGGCGCCTCGTCCGGCATCGGCGCGGCAAGCGCGGTGCGCCTGGCCACCGAAGGAGCGACTGTCGTCCTCGCCGACATCGCCGAGGAGACGGGTACCGCACTCGCCCGGAAGATCCGCGCCGCAGGCGGTCGCGCCGAGTTCATACGGTGCGATGTCTCCTCCGAGGATGATTGGAGCCACTTGAAGGACCGCACCCACGCGCTGTTCGGTCCGGTGGCCGTCGTACACAGCAACGCCTTCATCCACACCGACGCGCCCGCCCACGAGCTGACCGGAAGCGGCTGGGACCGTGAGCTGGCCGTCAACCTCAAGGCGCCCTACCTGGCCGTGCGGACGTTCCTGGACGACCTGCGCGCCGCCCGCGGATCCTTCATCGCCACGTCCAGCGTGCACGCGCTGTGCAGCCTGCCGGGCTACCCGGCCTACGCGGCGGCCAAGGGCGGCATCTGCGCGCTCATCCGGCAGCTCGCCGTCGAATACGGGCCCGAGGTGCGCTTCAACGCCGTGCTCCCCGGACCCATCCTCACCGAGAACTGGGAGGACGTGGACGAGGAGGGCCGCCTGCTCTCCGCCCGGGCCACGGCCCTCGGGCGGCTGGGCCACCCCGACGAAGTGGCCGCCGCCGTCGCCTTCCTGGCGTCCGACGACGCCTCGTACATCACCGGCACGAACCTGACCGTGGACGGCGGCTGGGCCGTGAAGAAGGAGTCCAAGTGA